The genomic stretch TCCATGATCGCTGAAATGGGCGGGCCCGTGCGGACGGTGGATGGGAGGACGTCCGCCCCCGTCCTACTCCATCTTGACGCAGCAAGCTTGGAGCGCTGACGAGCATAGCTCGGGGCGATCATCGGGTAATCGGCCGGGAGTCCCCATTTGCGGCGGTATTGTTCCGGCGTCAGACCGTATTTCGCCATCAGGTGCCGCCGCAGCAGCTTGAACTTTTTGCCATCTTCCAAGCAAATGATGAAGTCCTCGGCCAGCGATTTCCTGATCGGCACTGCTGGGCGCCGCTTTCCGACGACAGGCTCCTCCTTGCCTTGGAATATTCGAGAGGCACTACTCAGCGCCGCATGGGTTTGCTGAATCACATGCGGCAAATCGTCGATCGGGACGACATTCCGGATTAGATAAGCCGCGACGATCTTGCCGGCAAGCTTGAGTTGCCGCTCATTGGCGTTCGAACACAGTTTGCTAATTGCTCTTCTCCCGTCAATTTGTGCCTAGTAGAGTTCGGCCAAGTTAATGCAAAGGCATCCGACCGAAAACTTGACCACTGGGTTAATCGAAAACGCAAGAAGCGTCGGACAACAGTGCGGTTGTCCCTCCAGCCTTGCCAATCCGTTTCATTGGCGTGGACTTTCATGCCCGCTCGCCGTACGTCACTATCAGTATTCTGGCTGTTAAAACCAGTTCCCCCTCTTCCTCCGCGTCTCTGCTCAAACCCGCTTCTTGATCGCGCATGACGGCCATTCAACATTCAACTCGCGGATAAGGAACACCCGTTTCGGACCTGATCTTAATCAAGCATAGGGACTGCGCCACGCATGGGGAGAGAAAGAGTGACAAGGCACCATGGTACTCAGCCAACCCGATCCATGAGTTCGGATTGAAGCGTCCTGGCGGTGTACAGCGAAGCGTCCAGGGGCAGGTTCCCAAACGCCACCTGACAAAGGAGATAGTTTGCTCCCGCCTCTTCCACCTGATCTAGCAGAGCCCGTCGGACAAAATCCGCCGTTCCCACCACGCACAATTCACTTTCGATTGCTGCATCGAAGCTCAAGGGGAGATTCGGTGGAACCGGGATTTCATTTAGGACGTACAGGAATTTGAAAGTTTCAAGCCATCGTTCGAAAGCAGGAGCGGCGAGCGAATATGCATGGTCTGCAGACTGCCCTACCACAATCATGCGAAGCAGTCCGAGGAATGGCGCCTGGTCGTTCGCGCCACTGTTGTGTCCTTTCTCGCAGCGGAAGGCGTCGGTGACCTTGCGAACGAATGAGGCAGGACCTAGAGACGCGATATTCGCGCCGTTTGCAGCGGCCCAGCGTGCAGACTCGGGTTTGTTGGTGGCGATCCATGTCGGCGGGTGCGGGCGCTGATGAGGCTTCAGGGTCAAAGGGACATTGTTTAGCTCAAAATGGTGGCCGCGGTAGGAAAGAGTGCCGCCCCTCATCGCCTCCATCAGGATTTCGCTGGCTTCGAGATAGCGTCCTGGCACTGCGTCCGCACCAATCCCGAAGTAAGCTAGCTCGATCGGAAGGGAGCCGCGCCCTATGCCCAACTCGACCCTGCCACCGCTCAAATGGTCAAGCATGCAGATCTCCTCAAATGCACGCAGCGGATGACAAAGGCTAAGCAGCATGGTGAGGGGGCCGAGACGAAGGTGACGGGTGCGCTGCGCGACACTCGATAAGAACAGGTTCGGTGATGGGCCTCTTCCATGCGGCGAGCAATGGTGCTCCGCTACATGGTAAGCATAAAAGCCGAGCCGATCATACGCTTCCGCCAGCTTGAGACGGTCTGCGTATTGTCGTGCAACGGCATTACCATCCTCGTCCAGATGGTCGAATATGCCGAAAGTTAGGTTTGAAGGAAGGGCTTTTCTCATTGAACTGTCTCCGACTTTGTTCCGAGAGCTCCGGACCTTGATTCAAGCGAAATTGGATTTGCGGCTTTTCTTGGCCGGACATCACTACTGATGCTGAGTCCGGGCCACACGTCCTTGCACGCTCGGCTGTTGCTCAACATCTTTAGTGCTTCTGCCGGGGAAAGCTTCATTGCCTTCGCGGCTATATGCTGGTTCTGCAGTTTGACGGCTGGAGAACATGACGTACGACACGTGCAAGCGGGCTATGCAACTGCCTCCTCCCCCTAGGGAGCGGTAGAGCTGGTCAACGCTGTGGGGAGATCTTGCGATCGTTGCTCTCTGTCTTATTGCCGCGATCATTCGCACAGAACGGAATATGTAGCTGCTAAACGGCCGATCGTGTGGAGCTCTCAGCTCCCAAAATCTCATCGACAGCTTCAAGGAACGCATCCATTTGCGATTTTGTCCCGATGCTAACGCGAATGCAATCTTCCAGACCCTCATCAGGGAGGACGGCCACGAGTATCTTTTTTTGCTTCAAGTAGGTTTGCCACCAAGCGCCGTCTCGCCCCGATGGCACACGGGCCAGCAGGAAGTTCGCATGAGAGGGCGTCACAGAGAACCCAAGTTGCGACAGTGCGAACCTCACGCGCTCTCTCTCAAACTCAATATGTCTACGGTTCTCCTCGTAGGCCGTGCGGTGAGCAAGGATGCTGACACCAACCGCATGGGCGATCACATTCATGTTGAACATGTTCTGGAGATTGCGCAGCCGCCCTATAACCTCAGGATGGCCGAAGCCGAAGCCAACGCGAATGCCGGCCGCCGCATAGCTCTTAGAGAAAGTTCGTAAGATCAGAAGGTTCGAATAGCGGTCAATTAAACGGAGAGCGCTGTCAGGCGCAAAGTCTACATAGGCTTCGTCCAGCACGATCAACCGGTCAGATTGTGCGACGAGGCTTTCAATATCCGCAATCGGGACAAAAGTGCCGGTAGGATTGTTCGGATTAGCCAAGAGAATGAACTTGGCCTCCTTTGCAGGACCGAAAAGCAGTTTGTGTATCGGCAACGAGCAAGACTCGCCGGATCTGATTTCAAGCAATCGAGCATCTTGCAGCAGCGCGAGCTTGTGGTTGTATGCAAAGCCAGGTGACAACATCGCGACGCTGTCACCCGGGTCAAGGAATGCTCTGTATAGAAGCGAAAGAAGTTCGGAGGACCCGTTGCCGGCGATCACCTGATCCGGGGAAAGGTTATAGGATGCGGCAGCTGCTTCCCTCAAGCTGACGTTATCATCCTCCGGATATAGATACTGCCGTTCGAGAGCAGCAACAGCGCTCTGCATTACCGCTGCCGGCAAGGCAAATGGATTCTCGTTTGTGTTTAGTTTGACACAGTCGGCATCTGGTCCCGGACCGGACGGAAGAGGATTCAGCTGTCTATATACTTCTGAAAGAGACGAAAGCACGCGTTGCAGTTTGGTGTCAGACATAGTTCTTCTCTTTTGCAGTCGCAGAGGATAGTCGCTTTCTCAGCCATTCACCGCGAGTCGATTATCAGGTGCCGTGCGGTTACTGGCCTAAAAACTCAATGGACGATTCTTCTAGTTCAGGTCTGCCGCTCCAGCAAAATCATTTGTTTGCATCGCAGCCATAGATGCGATGAATATGAAAAACATCCTTAGGACGATCACTCATGTGTTGGGCTCGAAGACGCAGTGGCTCTTCTCGAGCGCCTTAAGCCGAGCTCAAGTGCCTGGACGAAATTGTCTCAACACTGACGAGGGGGTCCCTTGGCGCCGCGACTCAGAGGTAACTACGTGTGGTGCACTGGCGAAGCGAGAGCTCATGGTAGTGAGTAACTGCAGCGATGTGGTGTATTCCCCACAATGCCGGCCACTGCTTTACGCGTTCACTACTCCGCTTTGCGGCCGCTTGTGATCGCAGATTCGCGAAAGCCGTGTGGACGAGTTGAATCCGTTTCGGCTTTTTGGGATTCCGCTGCGCATCTCCACGCAGGATGATCAGAGTTGTTGTTTTCATGATGCTTTCCACAGCGGGCGAGCGATGCGTCCCGCGTGCTTTGGAAAATGGAAGGCGAATGGAGGCGCTTCGGCTGGTAGAGGAATGCGGACGTTTTTGAGTACGTATCGCGCGGCGCCTTCCACTTAGACGAATTCCACTGTCGCCGAGCAACTGGGCTGTTTCAGCCGAGGCGTTCAACCGTGAGCGCGACGAACATCCCACCTTTCCTTTTGTGATTGAGACCGCGAGATAGGCTCCTTCATCGACAGGAGCGGAACGGAATGGTTGGAGATCACGCTGATGCCATGCTTGAAGTCATGGATGAAGCCATGGATGAAGCCAGGCATGAGGGAAGGTATCGTCGGATCGAGGTGATCACCGGTCGGCGCCAGCGGCGGAATTGGACTGACGAGGAGAAGGCGCGGATCCTTGCGGAAAGCGCAGAGCCCGACGTGAACATCTCGGCGATTGCCCGGCGCTGGGGCGTCAACCGCGGTCTGCTGAACGTCTGGCGTCGCGAAGCCGGACTGACCTCTCAACGATCCGCGAAAGCCTGCGCGCAGCAGGCGATGTTCGTGCCGGTGACGGTGGTTGGCGATAGAACTTCTCCCGAGAGCTCGCCGTCGGATGTGGCCCACTCCGCCGCGGGTCGAATTGAGATCGAGATTGCTGGCGCGCGCATGACCGTGATCGGCTCGGTGGCGCCCGAATTGGCGCAGGCGATGGTGGCGGCGTTGCGAGGACGCCGGTGATCGGACTTTCGCCGAATGGCGTGAAGATCATGGTGGCGACGCAACCGGTCGACTTCCGGCGCGGCATGAATGGGCTTGTAGCCTTGGTGGCGTCAGCGCTTGCGGCCGATCCCTATTGTGGCGACGTGTTCGTGTTCCGCGCCAAGCGTCTCGATCGACTTCGCTGCATTTATTGGGACGGATCAGGCATGATCCTGGCGACGAAATGGCTGGAGGCGGGCAAGTTCGTTTGGCCACCTATCCGCGATGGCGCGATGCAGATGAGTAGCCAGGAGTTCTCGCTTTGCTTGATGGCATTGACTGGACGCGGGTCAAACGAAACGCGGTGAGGAGGCCCTCAAAAGTAGGCTGATCCTATTGGTTTTGCTTGCAGATTCAGGCTTGTGTGGTAGGGTCTGCCATGCCGCTTCGACCCACCCCCTTGCCTCAGGATGCTGCGCAATTAACCCGGATCATTCTCTCGCTCGACGAAGAGAATGCCGATCTCAAAGCGCGCGTTGCCTTCCTGGAGCAGCAGCTCTTTGGGCCGAAGTCGGAGAAAATGACGGCGATCGACCCGACGCAGGCGACGCTCGACCTTGGCGATCTCAGCGACATTCCCGAAACTGCCAATGACGATGTCGCGCCCGCCACCGAGGGGACACCGCAGGCTCGACGATCGCCAGCCCGCAATATCGGCCGTTTGCCCAAGCA from Sinorhizobium alkalisoli encodes the following:
- a CDS encoding LLM class flavin-dependent oxidoreductase, with the protein product MRKALPSNLTFGIFDHLDEDGNAVARQYADRLKLAEAYDRLGFYAYHVAEHHCSPHGRGPSPNLFLSSVAQRTRHLRLGPLTMLLSLCHPLRAFEEICMLDHLSGGRVELGIGRGSLPIELAYFGIGADAVPGRYLEASEILMEAMRGGTLSYRGHHFELNNVPLTLKPHQRPHPPTWIATNKPESARWAAANGANIASLGPASFVRKVTDAFRCEKGHNSGANDQAPFLGLLRMIVVGQSADHAYSLAAPAFERWLETFKFLYVLNEIPVPPNLPLSFDAAIESELCVVGTADFVRRALLDQVEEAGANYLLCQVAFGNLPLDASLYTARTLQSELMDRVG
- the hisC gene encoding histidinol-phosphate transaminase — its product is MSDTKLQRVLSSLSEVYRQLNPLPSGPGPDADCVKLNTNENPFALPAAVMQSAVAALERQYLYPEDDNVSLREAAAASYNLSPDQVIAGNGSSELLSLLYRAFLDPGDSVAMLSPGFAYNHKLALLQDARLLEIRSGESCSLPIHKLLFGPAKEAKFILLANPNNPTGTFVPIADIESLVAQSDRLIVLDEAYVDFAPDSALRLIDRYSNLLILRTFSKSYAAAGIRVGFGFGHPEVIGRLRNLQNMFNMNVIAHAVGVSILAHRTAYEENRRHIEFERERVRFALSQLGFSVTPSHANFLLARVPSGRDGAWWQTYLKQKKILVAVLPDEGLEDCIRVSIGTKSQMDAFLEAVDEILGAESSTRSAV
- the tnpA gene encoding IS66-like element accessory protein TnpA; protein product: MVGDHADAMLEVMDEAMDEARHEGRYRRIEVITGRRQRRNWTDEEKARILAESAEPDVNISAIARRWGVNRGLLNVWRREAGLTSQRSAKACAQQAMFVPVTVVGDRTSPESSPSDVAHSAAGRIEIEIAGARMTVIGSVAPELAQAMVAALRGRR